A stretch of Henckelia pumila isolate YLH828 chromosome 4, ASM3356847v2, whole genome shotgun sequence DNA encodes these proteins:
- the LOC140861094 gene encoding uncharacterized protein codes for MAENELPRINNGDGEANNPPVYRSMMDCGIPIIEDVRPSIVRPTVTANQYEINPAIIQMIQNTVQFGGSTIDDPNAHIENFLEICSIITWGDLAKAFLTKYFPPSKSMKLRTDITMFAQGKQESLYEAWERYKDILRRCPHHQLHDWLVVQTFYYGLLSANRTMLDAAAGGNLLRKSPEDGYELFEEMASSSYQPQSERSMMRKSAGIHQVDAFTSMTAQLEAMNKKIDGLSLGNSAMRIQEVFCDRCQGEHFTKDCQDGNPFYVQDEAPVNHVGSQNCPRFDPYSNTYNPGWRKHPNFSWGGHNNQSRPYQNQNPVKQPQEEKSSLEQMMQNFISSTETRMKNQDATIRSLENHIGQLAKRMSNREPGTLPSDTETNPKEQVKAVELRSGKKLETKELEQEEKKKEGEKEPSTGKSSDSTQSPTSKSNIVIPPPFPAALKKAKLDSQFSKFLEVFKKLHINIPFADALLQMPSYAKFLKEILAIKRKIEEHAMVNLTENCSALVQNKIPPKLKDPGSFSIPCMIGDVVFHKALCDLGVNINLMPFSMFRKLGMREPKPIRVSLQLADRSINYPRGIIEDVLVKVDKFIFSVDFLVLDMEEDLDMPLILGRPFLATGKALIDVQKGKLLLRVGEEEITFDVFNALKHTLDNNDCFIIDALDSLVHNFVQDELKDHLEVALINDGCEDDFDEERKNIIAYFTANPQLKKQV; via the exons ATGGCAGAAAACGAACTACCACGCATCAATAACGGTGATGGCGAAGCTAATAATCCACCTGTGTATAGATCCATGATGGACTGTGGTATACCCATTATTGAGGATGTTCGACCGAGTATCGTTAGACCAACAGTGACAGCAAATCAGTATGAGATAAATCCGGCAATCATCCAGATGATCCAGAACACAGTCCAATTCGGTGGATCTACCATTGATGATCCTAATGCTCATATTGAAAACTTCTTGGAAATCT GTTCTATCATAACATGGGGAGATTTGGCTAAAGCGTTCCTTACTAAGTACTTTCCTCCCTCGAAGTCCATGAAGCTGAGAACCGACATCACTATGTTTGCTCAAGGGAAACAAGAGTCGTTGTATGAAGCATGGGAGCGCTACAAAGATATTCTAAGGCGATGCCCACATCATCAGTTGCATGATTGGCTTGTGGTACAAACTTTCTATTATGGTTTACTATCTGCAAATCGTACTATGTTGGATGCAGCTGCAGGTGGGAATCTTTTGCGGAAATCTCCGGAAGATGGTTATGAACTGTTTGAGGAAATGGCCTCTAGTAGCTATCAACCTCAATCTGAGAGGAGCATGATGCGAAAATCAGCAGGAATTCATCAAGTGGACGCATTCACTTCGATGACAGCACAACTGGAGGCTATGAATAAGAAGATTGATGGATTGAGCTTAGGAAATTCTGCGATGCGTATTCAGGAGGTGTTCTGCGATAGGTGCCAAGGTGAGCATTTCACTAAAGATTGTCAAGATGGTAATCCTTTTTATGTGCAGGATGAGGCACCAGTGAATCACGTGGGAAGCCAAAATTGCCCCAGGTTTGACCCGTATTCAAATACATATAATCCGGGGTGGAGAAAACATCCGAATTTTTCTTGGGGTGGTCACAACAATCAGTCTAGGCCATATCAGAATCAAAATCCTGTGAAGCAACCTCAAGAGGAGAAGTCCAGTTTAGAGCAAATGATGCAAAATTTTATATCATCCACTGAGACTCGAATGAAGAACCAAGACGCAACTATAAGAAGTTTGGAAAATCATATAGGGCAGCTGGCAAAGAGGATGTCAAATCGAGAGCCAGGAACTTTGCCAAGTGACACTGAGACTAATCCAAAGGAGCAAGTAAAGGCCGTAGAGTTGCGAAGTGGGAAGAAACTGGAAACCAAGGAGTTGGAGCAGGAAGAGAAAAAGAAGGAGGGTGAGAAAGAGCCATCTACAGGTAAGTCATCTGACTCTACACAATCACCCACATCAAAATCTAATATTGTTATTCCACCTCCATTTCCTGCAGCACTGAAGAAAGCGAAACTTGATtcgcaattttcaaaatttcttgAGGTGTTTAAGAAGTTACATATTAATATACCTTTTGCTGATGCATTGTTGCAAATGCctagttatgcaaaatttttgaaggaAATCTTAGCAATCAAGAGAAAAATAGAGGAGCATGCCATGGTCAACTTAACTGAAAATTGTTCTGCATTAGTGCAAAACAAAATTCCACCAAAgttgaaagatccagggagtttttctatcccTTGCATGATTGGTGATGTGGTTTTTCATAAGGCTCTTTGTGATTTGGGTGTCAACATTAACTTGATGCCATTTTCTATGTTTAGGAAGCTTGGAATGAGAGAACCAAAGCCTATAAGAGTTTCTCTGCAACTGGCAGATAGATCCATAAATTATCCACGAGGAATAATTGAAGATGTGCTGGTTAAAGTGGACAAATTTATTTTCTCAGTAGATTTTTTGGTGCTTGACATGGAGGAGGACCTGGATATGCCATTGATCTTGGGCAGACCTTTTCTGGCAACTGGAAAAGCCCTAATTGACGTGCAAAAAGGGAAGTTGTTATTGAGAGTAGGAGAGGAGGAAATcacttttgatgtttttaatgcacTAAAGCACACACTGGACAATAATGATTGTTTTATAATTGATGCATTGGATTCACTTGTTCATAATTTTGTGCAGGATGAGTTAAAAGACCATTTAGAAGTTGCACTTATAAATGATGGATGTGAGGATGACTTTGATGAAGAGAGAAAAAATATCATTGCATATTTTACTGCTAATCCTCAATTGAAGAAGCAAGTGTGA
- the LOC140863397 gene encoding arginine decarboxylase-like, whose translation MPTLTCFADAADAPPPPYALATVPAPPPSNTSADAVAASAAWSSAHSALLYRVDGWGAPYFTVNGNGNVSVRPHGVNTLAHQEIDLLKVVKKASDPKNSGGLGLQLPLVVRFPDVLKNRLESLQASFDAAIHSQGYEAHYQGVYPVKCNQDKLVVEDIVKFGSGFRFGLEAGSKPELLLAMSCLCNGSPEALLVCNGFKDMEYISLALVARKLHLNTVIVLEQEEELDLVIDASRKLGVRPVVGVRAKLRTKHSGHFGSTSGEKGKFGLTTTQILRVVKKLRQYEMLDCMQLLHFHIGSQIPSTSLLADGVREAAQIYCELVRLGACMKVIDIGGGLGIDYDGSKSQDSDISVSYSLQEYASAVVQAVRSVCNQKGVKHPIICSESGRAIVSHHSILVFEAVSSSSHDSPRISSLGLQHLVQKLTDEALADYKNLSSAVVRGDYDTCLLYAEQLKQRCVEQFKEGSLEMEQLAAVDGLCELISKSIGVSDPVQVYNVNLSIFTSIPDFWGIGQLFPIIPIHRLDERPAVRGILSDLTCDSDGKIDQFIGGESSLLLHELDGNGSLNGNGGAYYLGMFLGGAYEEALGGVHNLFGGPSMVRVSQSDGPHSFAVTRAVPGPSCGDILQVMQHEPKIMFETLRHRAEEFDYSNSLAIANGLACSFDNMPYLSAASSCSLTAANSGNNSYYYLMDENFTAAAAADSVASEEEQWSYCVA comes from the coding sequence ATGCCTACCCTTACTTGTTTCGCCGACGCCGCCGATGCTCCTCCACCGCCGTATGCTTTGGCCACTGTACCAGCACCTCCACCGTCAAACACCTCTGCCGATGCCGTTGCTGCTTCCGCCGCTTGGTCATCTGCCCACTCGGCGTTGCTTTACCGGGTTGACGGGTGGGGCGCTCCTTACTTCACCGTTAACGGTAACGGCAATGTTTCCGTTCGTCCTCACGGCGTCAACACCCTGGCCCACCAGGAAATCGATCTTCTCAAGGTCGTGAAGAAGGCTTCTGACCCGAAAAATTCAGGCGGCCTCGGGCTTCAGCTGCCTCTTGTTGTTCGCTTCCCCGATGTGCTGAAAAATCGCCTCGAGTCCCTGCAGGCTTCTTTCGATGCCGCTATTCACTCGCAAGGGTACGAGGCTCACTACCAGGGTGTGTATCCTGTCAAATGCAATCAGGATAAGTTGGTGGTTGAAGATATTGTGAAATTCGGGTCAGGTTTCCGGTTCGGGCTGGAAGCTGGGTCCAAACCGGAGCTTCTCTTGGCCATGAGTTGTCTCTGTAATGGAAGCCCTGAGGCCCTTTTGGTATGCAATGGATTCAAGGACATGGAGTACATATCTCTTGCCCTTGTCGCAAGAAAGCTACATTTGAACACCGTCATTGTTCTTGAACAAGAGGAAGAGCTTGATCTGGTGATTGATGCCAGCAGGAAACTTGGTGTTCGGCCCGTTGTTGGAGTTCGTGCTAAGCTCCGTACCAAGCATTCGGGTCATTTCGGTTCGACCTCAGGTGAGAAAGGAAAATTCGGTCTGACAACAACCCAAATCCTCCGCGTTGTGAAGAAACTGCGGCAGTATGAGATGCTGGACTGTATGCAGCTGCTACATTTCCATATCGGATCACAGATCCCTTCTACTTCTTTACTTGCTGATGGAGTTCGCGAGGCTGCTCAGATTTACTGTGAATTGGTTCGCCTTGGTGCTTGCATGAAAGTCATTGACATAGGAGGAGGCTTAGGAATCGATTATGATGGCTCCAAATCCCAAGATTCTGATATTTCTGTTAGCTACAGCCTCCAAGAATATGCCTCGGCTGTTGTTCAAGCTGTTCGCTCCGTGTGCAATCAGAAGGGTGTCAAACATCCTATAATTTGCAGTGAAAGCGGTCGTGCAATTGTTTCTCACCACTCCATTTTAGTTTTTGAAGCTGTTTCATCAAGTTCCCATGATTCTCCTCGAATATCTTCTCTGGGCCTTCAGCACCTGGTGCAAAAGCTGACTGATGAGGCCCTTGCTGATTACAAGAATCTATCCAGTGCTGTGGTTCGTGGCGACTATGATACCTGTTTGCTATATGCGGAGCAGCTGAAACAGAGGTGTGTTGAGCAGTTCAAAGAAGGGTCTTTGGAGATGGAACAGTTGGCTGCAGTTGATGGCCTTTGCGAATTGATATCGAAATCTATAGGAGTTTCTGATCCGGTCCAAGTTTACAATGTGAATCTCTCGATTTTCACCTCGATTCCGGATTTCTGGGGCATTGGCCAGTTGTTTCCAATCATTCCTATACACAGGCTCGATGAGAGGCCTGCAGTGAGGGGGATTTTATCCGACTTAACCTGCGACAGTGATGGAAAAATCGATCAATTCATAGGAGGCGAGTCTAGTTTGCTTCTCCATGAATTGGATGGAAACGGCAGTTTGAATGGTAACGGTGGGGCTTACTACTTGGGGATGTTCTTGGGCGGGGCGTACGAGGAAGCACTTGGTGGAGTTCACAACCTATTTGGTGGCCCGAGCATGGTGCGTGTCTCACAGAGTGATGGCCCTCATAGCTTCGCGGTGACGCGTGCCGTGCCTGGTCCATCATGCGGAGACATTCTCCAGGTGATGCAGCATGAGCCGAAGATCATGTTCGAGACCCTCAGACACCGTGCCGAGGAATTCGATTACAGCAACAGCCTGGCAATAGCCAATGGCCTTGCTTGCTCTTTCGATAACATGCCTTATCTTTCGGCAGCGTCTTCTTGCAGCCTCACAGCAGCGAATTCAGGCAATAACAGCTACTATTATCTGATGGACGAGAATTTTACCGCTGCAGCTGCCGCCGACTCGGTTGCTTCTGAGGAGGAACAGTGGTCTTACTGTGTTGCATGA